Genomic segment of uncultured Tolumonas sp.:
GGTTTGTCGTTAAAGGTGCTGGTAATTTCTCGTTCCACCACCGCACCACCGGGAATAATGCCCGTGGTGGGAATATTCACCGTCACGGAAGAGCCCGACTGCCCATCGGCTTTCAGGCCGCCGACAATCAGATTGCCTTGTGCTACGGCATACACTTCGCCATCAATACCGCGCAGTGGCGTCAGCAATAATGTGCCGCCGCGCAGGCTTTTGGCATCACCAATCGAAGAGACGGTGACATCCACTTTCTGACCGCGCCCTGAGATGGTTTGTAGCGTGGCTTGCACCGACACAGCAGCGACGTTCTTCAATTTTGGGTCGATATCATCGGGCAGTTGCACGCCAAACTGCTTGAGCATGTTGGTCATCGATTGGCTGGTAAATTTCACCTGTGCTTTGTCACCGGTGTTTGGCAAACCCACCACCAGCCCATAACCGACCAACTGATTTTCACGAATGCCTTGCACATCGACCAGATCGAGCAGTGGGCGGGTGTGAGTGGTACTCTGCGCTTGGCTGCATAAAGCCAGCCACAACAGCCCACACCAGAATAAAATGCGTTGCATAACCAGCCTTAAAACGGAGAGAGTGAACTGTTAAAGAAACGCGTCAGCCAGCCAGTCTGATTTGCATCAGCCAGCGCGCCACGCCCCGCATAAGTAATGTGCGCGTTTGCCAGTCGCTGCGATGAAATGCGGTTGGCCAGATCGATATCTTCCACCCGCACTAACCCATCGAGCCGGATATATTCATCGCCCTGATTCAGCTTGATCCATTTTTCCCCGCGAATATGCAAAACACCGTTTGGCATCACCTCGGCGACAGTCACCGTGATATAGCCCGAGAGGGTGTTTTGCTGGCTGGAAGAGGAGGTGCCTTTAAACGTGGTGTCGCCCGACACACTGGCGGTGAGGCTGCTGTGACTTTTTGAACCGATCGTGGGGGTTGGCACATCAATGGTGTCACTTTTAGCAACACTGGTGTCGGCTTTTTTACTTGATTGCGTGCTCTCGGTCAGCGTGACAGTGAGAATGTCGCCAGCACGATAGGCTCGCCGATCTTGAAACAGCGTGAACATGTAATCCCGATGATACAGACTACCGTCTTCACCGGTGGTCATGGTTCTGCCGGTGGTCGGCACGGTTGGTGCCCAGCCATTTTCGCCGGGTTGCGGTGACTTAATTTCATAAGTGCTGCAACCTGCAAGCAGGCAGCTCAAGATCAATAGCAGTCGCATTATCATGACGTTCTCATCACATGTTCTGGGTAGCAAATTGCAGCATTTCGTCCGACGCAGAGACCACTTTGGCGTTCATCTCATAGGCTCGCTGAGTTGAGATCATATCGACCATCTCTTCCACCACACTGACGTTGGAATTTTCCAGCGCATATTGTTTGATCGAGCCCAAGGCATCTTCGCCGGCCGTGCCTTCGACAGGATCACCTGAAGAGGCTGTTGCCGTGAAAAGGTTGCCGCCGGTCGCTTCCAAACCGGTTGGGTTGATAAAGCTCACCAACTTGATCTGCCCTAAGGTCTGCGCGCTGGTTTGCCCAGACACCGTAGCGGTGACGGTGCCATCCGTGCCGACCGTCACCGCCGTGGCGGTTGAAGGCACTGTGATCTCTGGCAGCAGTGGTAGCCCTGACGAATTGACAATTTTGCCTTCCGCATCGAGCTGAAAATTGCCATCACGGGTGTAGGCTGTTTCGCCGCTGGGCAGTTGAATTTGGAAGAACCCCTGACCGTTGATCGCCATGTCCATCTGGTTGGTGGTGGTGGCAAGATCGCCCGAGGTAAACACTTTTTGCGAGCCGACCACGCGCACGCCAGTGCCCAGTTGTAGGCCGCTCGGCGATAAATTTTGCTGGTCGACCTGTGCACCGGGTTGTGTCTGAATTTGATAAAATAGATCTTGAAAAGCGACCCGATCTTTTTTGAAGCCGGTGGTGCTGACGTTGGCCAGATTGTTGGAAATGGCCGTCATTTTGGCATCTTGTGCCGCCAGACCGGTTTTACTCACCTGCAAAGAGGA
This window contains:
- the flgG gene encoding flagellar basal-body rod protein FlgG — translated: MQSSLQVSKTGLAAQDAKMTAISNNLANVSTTGFKKDRVAFQDLFYQIQTQPGAQVDQQNLSPSGLQLGTGVRVVGSQKVFTSGDLATTTNQMDMAINGQGFFQIQLPSGETAYTRDGNFQLDAEGKIVNSSGLPLLPEITVPSTATAVTVGTDGTVTATVSGQTSAQTLGQIKLVSFINPTGLEATGGNLFTATASSGDPVEGTAGEDALGSIKQYALENSNVSVVEEMVDMISTQRAYEMNAKVVSASDEMLQFATQNM
- the flgH gene encoding flagellar basal body L-ring protein FlgH yields the protein MIMRLLLILSCLLAGCSTYEIKSPQPGENGWAPTVPTTGRTMTTGEDGSLYHRDYMFTLFQDRRAYRAGDILTVTLTESTQSSKKADTSVAKSDTIDVPTPTIGSKSHSSLTASVSGDTTFKGTSSSSQQNTLSGYITVTVAEVMPNGVLHIRGEKWIKLNQGDEYIRLDGLVRVEDIDLANRISSQRLANAHITYAGRGALADANQTGWLTRFFNSSLSPF
- the fgIL gene encoding lateral flagellar basal body P-ring FlgIL; translated protein: MQRILFWCGLLWLALCSQAQSTTHTRPLLDLVDVQGIRENQLVGYGLVVGLPNTGDKAQVKFTSQSMTNMLKQFGVQLPDDIDPKLKNVAAVSVQATLQTISGRGQKVDVTVSSIGDAKSLRGGTLLLTPLRGIDGEVYAVAQGNLIVGGLKADGQSGSSVTVNIPTTGIIPGGAVVEREITSTFNDKPEVTLNLKEPNFRTAHNVEQALNKRLGSGTAKAVSSGRVVMRAPVDPSMRISFMSLLDDIPVEQGRDRPKVVFNSRTGTVVMGQDVRIQKAAVSHGSLTISVQETPQVSQPGPLSNGQTTVTPQSNIAVSQPKGNNMFVWPSGTSLEVIVRAINALGASPDDIMSILQALHEAGALDADLVVI